A window of the Janthinobacterium agaricidamnosum NBRC 102515 = DSM 9628 genome harbors these coding sequences:
- the phoU gene encoding phosphate signaling complex protein PhoU, translating into MLGEHSSKQYDNELEAIRSKVLLMGGIVETQFLDAMTCFRIGNPERADRVMREDDVVNQLEVSLDDACSHLIVRRQPAANDLRTIMATIKVITDLERVGDEATKIARVAKNLHKRGNAVVNHYEMVRGIANTASDMLHDALDAFARNDGKQALQLIAQDAIIDHEFRSIMRNLITFMMEDPRTISAALDTLWVAKAIERIGDHAKNIAEYVIYVVEGRDIRHTKTVSTDDADELPE; encoded by the coding sequence ATGTTAGGTGAGCATTCATCCAAGCAATACGACAACGAACTCGAAGCGATACGCTCGAAAGTGCTCTTGATGGGCGGCATCGTTGAAACCCAGTTCCTCGATGCGATGACCTGTTTCCGCATCGGCAACCCGGAACGCGCCGACCGCGTGATGCGCGAAGACGACGTCGTCAACCAGCTGGAAGTGTCGCTGGACGACGCGTGCAGCCACTTGATCGTGCGCCGCCAGCCGGCCGCCAACGACTTGCGCACCATCATGGCGACCATCAAGGTCATCACCGACCTGGAACGGGTTGGCGACGAAGCGACCAAGATCGCCCGCGTGGCAAAGAATCTGCACAAGCGTGGCAATGCCGTGGTGAACCATTACGAAATGGTGCGCGGCATCGCCAACACCGCCAGCGACATGCTGCACGACGCGCTGGACGCGTTCGCGCGCAACGATGGCAAGCAGGCTTTGCAACTGATTGCGCAAGACGCCATCATCGACCATGAATTCAGGTCCATCATGCGCAACCTGATCACTTTCATGATGGAAGATCCGCGCACCATTTCGGCCGCGCTCGATACGCTGTGGGTCGCCAAGGCGATCGAACGCATCGGCGACCATGCGAAAAACATCGCCGAATACGTCATTTATGTGGTCGAAGGCCGCGATATCCGCCATACCAAGACGGTATCGACGGATGACGCCGACGAACTTCCAGAGTAA
- a CDS encoding response regulator — protein MASDKTTVLIVEDEPAIVELVTYSLREAGWNCCSVQNVADAWDFIQHRTPHLILLDWMLPDQTGLRLLSRIRADRNFNEIPVIMLTAKSMEEDKLAGLNSGADDYVTKPFSPRELLARAKALLRRKSPEHAQAPMRAGNIALDPISCTVMMDEQKIDIGHAEYKLLKFLLAHPERVFSRSQLLDKVWGDHVVIEERTVDVHVLRLRKALKEAESLIKTVRSVGYMLSEK, from the coding sequence ATGGCATCCGATAAAACCACGGTATTGATTGTTGAAGATGAGCCGGCCATCGTTGAGCTGGTGACCTATTCGCTGCGCGAAGCCGGCTGGAACTGCTGTTCGGTACAAAATGTCGCGGATGCCTGGGATTTTATCCAGCACCGCACGCCGCACCTGATCTTGCTGGACTGGATGCTGCCGGACCAAACCGGTTTGCGCCTGCTGTCGCGCATCCGCGCCGACCGCAACTTCAATGAAATCCCGGTCATCATGCTGACCGCGAAAAGCATGGAAGAAGACAAGTTGGCCGGCCTCAACAGCGGCGCCGACGATTACGTCACCAAGCCGTTTTCGCCGCGCGAATTGCTGGCCCGCGCCAAGGCGCTGTTACGCCGCAAGAGCCCGGAACATGCGCAAGCGCCCATGCGCGCCGGCAATATCGCGCTCGACCCGATCAGTTGCACGGTGATGATGGACGAGCAAAAGATCGACATCGGCCACGCCGAGTATAAATTGCTGAAATTCTTGCTGGCCCATCCGGAGCGGGTATTTTCGCGCAGCCAGCTGCTCGACAAGGTATGGGGCGATCACGTGGTGATCGAAGAACGCACGGTGGACGTGCATGTGCTGCGCCTGCGCAAGGCATTGAAAGAAGCGGAAAGCCTGATCAAGACGGTACGCAGCGTCGGTTACATGCTGTCCGAGAAATAA
- the phoR gene encoding phosphate regulon sensor histidine kinase PhoR, with protein MNPKLLFWVPAALRMAIVLAGVGLLWFLFGLVPALVAGFALVLVMVFLQLSYLFQLSNWLDDPQSSKLPDGWGAWTNIFSRLYRLRRDDEKNQAELTEWLARFRQAMHLLPDGVVIMDDVLFLEWCNPAAEQHLGLTQERDKGMRVTNLIRSPEFMDYIILGRYEQPLTLTFRNRKLIVQIIPFENRRQILVTHDATETERIEMMRRDFIANASHELRTPLTVIVGFLEIASTDPDLDPQTRAAHIKLMMEQGHRMQHLIEDMLTLSRLESVDYPLRPEAVDIKKLMGQVLRDAKALSAGRHQITMECSGPDVLGSYDELYSAFGNLASNAVRYTPAGGTVHLSWLDGVNGPQFIAHDTGIGISSEHISRLTERFYRVDKSRSRETQGTGLGLAIVKHVLLRHGGSLSIKSEAGKGSNFIVNMPKSVTTPVQVEMLMSK; from the coding sequence ATGAATCCCAAATTGCTGTTCTGGGTCCCCGCCGCGCTGCGCATGGCCATCGTGCTGGCCGGCGTGGGCCTGTTGTGGTTTTTGTTCGGCCTGGTGCCGGCGCTGGTGGCCGGTTTTGCGCTGGTGCTGGTGATGGTGTTTTTGCAATTGTCGTACCTGTTCCAGCTCAGTAACTGGCTGGACGATCCGCAAAGCTCCAAGCTGCCGGACGGCTGGGGCGCGTGGACCAATATCTTTTCCCGCTTGTACCGCTTGCGCCGCGACGATGAAAAGAACCAGGCCGAGCTGACCGAATGGCTGGCGCGTTTCCGCCAGGCGATGCATCTGTTGCCGGATGGCGTGGTCATCATGGACGATGTGCTGTTCCTCGAATGGTGCAACCCGGCCGCCGAGCAGCACCTGGGCCTGACCCAGGAACGCGACAAGGGCATGCGCGTCACCAACCTGATCCGCAGTCCCGAATTCATGGATTACATCATCCTCGGGCGCTACGAACAGCCGCTGACGCTGACCTTCCGCAACCGCAAGCTGATCGTCCAGATCATTCCATTTGAAAACCGACGCCAGATCCTGGTGACGCATGACGCGACTGAAACCGAGCGCATCGAAATGATGCGGCGCGATTTCATCGCCAACGCCTCGCATGAATTGCGCACGCCGCTGACGGTGATCGTCGGTTTCCTGGAAATCGCGTCGACCGACCCCGACCTCGATCCGCAGACGCGCGCGGCCCACATCAAGCTGATGATGGAGCAGGGCCACCGCATGCAGCATTTGATCGAAGACATGTTGACGTTGTCGCGGCTGGAATCGGTGGATTACCCGCTGCGCCCGGAAGCGGTGGATATCAAGAAATTGATGGGACAGGTCTTGCGCGACGCCAAGGCCTTGTCGGCCGGCCGGCACCAGATCACGATGGAATGCAGCGGCCCGGATGTGCTGGGCAGCTACGACGAGTTGTACAGCGCCTTCGGCAACCTGGCATCGAACGCGGTGCGCTACACGCCGGCCGGCGGCACGGTGCACCTGAGCTGGCTGGACGGCGTCAATGGGCCGCAATTCATTGCCCATGACACCGGCATCGGCATCAGTTCCGAACATATCTCGCGCCTGACCGAGCGTTTTTACCGGGTCGACAAGAGCCGTTCGCGCGAAACCCAGGGAACCGGCCTCGGCCTGGCGATCGTCAAGCACGTCCTGCTGCGCCATGGCGGCAGCCTGTCGATCAAGTCCGAAGCGGGCAAGGGCAGCAATTTCATCGTCAACATGCCGAAGTCGGTGACGACTCCGGTACAGGTTGAGATGTTGATGAGTAAGTAA
- the selD gene encoding selenide, water dikinase SelD, translating into MSTVPGQPIKLTSFSHGGGCGCKIAPGLLAEILKNSAGFPVPKELMVGIETSDDAAVYQLNDDQALIATTDFFMPIVDDPFDFGRIAATNAISDVYAMGGTPIMALALVGMPVNQLPLETIGQIIRGGEAICAEAGIPIAGGHTIDSVEPIYGLVVLGLVHPSKVKRNSGAKAGDVLILGKPLGVGILSAALKKDALGPDGYAAMIANTTKLNKPGKALSDMAGVHALTDVTGFGLLGHLLELARGAGLTAQLTMGQVPLLPGVERLAADGYFTGASGRNWDAYGKDVSLAPDVSPAQQRLLTDPQTSGGLLVSCDPASVDAVLALFEREGFAGAAVIGDMVNGIARIEVAA; encoded by the coding sequence ATGAGCACAGTTCCCGGCCAACCCATCAAACTGACGTCGTTTTCGCATGGCGGCGGCTGCGGCTGCAAGATCGCGCCCGGTCTGCTGGCGGAAATCCTGAAAAACTCGGCCGGCTTCCCGGTACCAAAAGAGTTGATGGTCGGCATAGAAACCTCGGACGACGCGGCCGTCTATCAATTGAACGACGACCAGGCGCTGATCGCCACCACCGACTTTTTCATGCCCATCGTCGACGATCCATTCGACTTTGGCCGCATCGCCGCGACCAATGCGATTTCCGACGTGTATGCGATGGGCGGCACGCCGATCATGGCGCTGGCCCTGGTCGGCATGCCGGTCAACCAGCTGCCGCTGGAAACCATCGGCCAGATCATCCGCGGCGGTGAAGCGATCTGCGCCGAGGCCGGCATTCCGATCGCCGGCGGCCACACCATCGATTCGGTCGAGCCGATTTATGGCCTGGTGGTGCTGGGCCTGGTCCACCCGTCGAAAGTCAAGCGCAATTCCGGCGCCAAGGCGGGGGACGTGCTGATCCTCGGCAAACCGCTGGGCGTCGGCATCTTGTCGGCAGCCTTGAAAAAAGATGCGCTGGGGCCGGATGGCTACGCGGCGATGATCGCCAATACCACCAAGCTGAACAAGCCAGGCAAGGCGCTGTCGGACATGGCTGGCGTGCATGCATTAACCGACGTCACCGGTTTTGGCTTGCTGGGTCATTTGCTGGAATTGGCGCGCGGTGCGGGTTTGACGGCGCAATTGACGATGGGCCAGGTGCCGTTGCTGCCGGGCGTGGAACGATTGGCGGCCGACGGTTATTTCACCGGGGCGTCGGGACGCAACTGGGATGCGTATGGCAAGGACGTCAGCCTGGCGCCGGATGTGTCGCCGGCGCAGCAGCGTTTGCTGACCGACCCGCAAACCTCGGGCGGCTTGCTGGTGTCGTGCGACCCGGCCAGCGTCGATGCCGTGCTGGCCTTGTTTGAACGCGAAGGCTTTGCCGGCGCGGCGGTGATCGGCGACATGGTCAACGGAATAGCCCGCATCGAGGTCGCCGCCTAA
- the senA gene encoding selenoneine synthase SenA, which yields MNFSHAPFRNATPQQLALALRAARNYTLSLFDCFAAAGLDHASRVPVGPTLNPPLWELGRIAWFAEWFILREAASSHPADAIRHSLLTRGDDMFDANLVPRPRRWNLDLPTPGALKTYCHEVLDRVLDKLSRAANLDAALYPYRLVLAHEDLRGEALLANLQMLGLASPAGFNQAGAMLARPPSAEIAFPGGTLNLGGAQQAGFVFDNERNAHPCYVPPFIIDASPISNAQYSDFVADGGYQNRQFWSAAGSAWLMRQERSSPRYWQRDGLQWRTVRFGRLHTLAGWEPVRHINLYEAQAYCAWAGRRLATEAEWELAASSGHPGFQWGQIWEWTATPFEPYPGFKADAWREYSAPHFMTDQVLRGASFATPARLVSNRFRQFHLPERDDVFAGFRTCAW from the coding sequence ATGAACTTCAGCCACGCACCTTTCCGCAACGCCACGCCGCAACAATTGGCGCTTGCCTTGCGGGCTGCCCGAAATTATACGCTCAGCTTGTTCGACTGTTTTGCCGCGGCCGGGTTGGACCATGCATCCCGGGTTCCGGTAGGGCCGACGCTCAACCCGCCGTTGTGGGAATTGGGCCGCATCGCGTGGTTCGCCGAATGGTTCATCTTGCGTGAAGCCGCATCCAGCCATCCGGCCGATGCCATTCGCCATTCGCTGTTGACGCGCGGCGACGACATGTTCGACGCCAACCTGGTGCCGCGGCCGCGGCGCTGGAACCTGGACTTGCCGACGCCTGGCGCATTGAAAACCTATTGCCATGAAGTATTGGACCGGGTGCTCGACAAATTGTCGCGCGCGGCCAATCTGGATGCCGCGCTGTATCCGTACCGGCTGGTGCTGGCCCATGAAGACTTGCGCGGCGAAGCGCTGCTGGCCAATCTGCAGATGCTGGGACTGGCCAGTCCCGCCGGTTTCAACCAGGCGGGGGCCATGCTGGCGAGGCCGCCTTCGGCCGAGATTGCCTTCCCCGGCGGCACGCTGAACCTGGGCGGCGCGCAGCAGGCCGGTTTTGTCTTCGATAACGAACGCAACGCCCATCCATGCTATGTGCCGCCATTCATTATCGATGCGTCGCCGATTTCCAATGCACAATACAGCGACTTTGTCGCCGATGGCGGCTATCAGAACCGGCAATTCTGGAGCGCCGCCGGCAGTGCCTGGCTGATGCGGCAAGAGCGTTCGTCGCCCCGTTATTGGCAGCGCGACGGTTTGCAATGGCGCACCGTACGGTTCGGACGCTTGCACACGCTGGCCGGATGGGAGCCGGTACGCCACATCAACTTGTACGAGGCGCAAGCCTATTGCGCATGGGCAGGGCGCCGGCTGGCTACCGAAGCGGAGTGGGAATTGGCGGCCTCGTCCGGTCATCCCGGTTTTCAGTGGGGCCAGATCTGGGAATGGACCGCGACGCCGTTCGAACCGTATCCAGGCTTCAAGGCCGATGCGTGGCGAGAATATTCGGCACCGCATTTCATGACCGACCAAGTCTTGCGCGGCGCCTCGTTCGCCACCCCGGCCCGCTTGGTGTCGAACCGCTTCCGCCAATTTCACTTGCCCGAACGGGATGACGTGTTTGCGGGCTTTCGCACCTGTGCTTGGTAA
- a CDS encoding UvrD-helicase domain-containing protein yields the protein MSIANAPGNAPQFIPKRIKPTAEQIAIQTAQKRVVLIDANAGAAKTTTLALRLAEALYRGRQPERMLALVFTHAARVALQQRLADIGVALPVIRRLTIQTFDDFARIVLLKIERAAMPAIDNYEDLRPYAWEALEIVAEKYAHVYPLEIATTNTAIAQFLKLQLRTKARLDFHTPAFEENPLQDNLELLGMSHTNYLWIREYERLRGSDTGGINFRAQFDATFDLVRLLDDDPLLRQQLPEFQIIVADELHDLNEASFRFLTMLIRRSNAFFCGAGDKDQVIYTWSGADHQFLRDRFEQEFPAMQRYPLTASYRYGPELAQSVGLLKHKASVSALARGTQLDVMHYDYLDPAACAAQLLASLQQWLGDGHNFGSVAILLRDRDQSIRVENALFQNNIPYTFVDMQSYLSSQEILMMRGLVAIARKDLHSIKSAQRRTEILEALIVFAEIPFTREELQQAKTDVSNYPDLLEGFLSNQLGKSHNQDKAVLTLAAVEYLRNADAAALAGEALQQVFQLMKLDDTARRIYVDPAQARVVARSIGGFIAVCSEAKIDLAGFSSWLGVMEDGLADIKKQHKVTIACIDQIKGLEYGHVILPYLSIDEFPRSKTDPLEEENRFYVAVTRARDRLTLLTPADASHQSRYIAAMQIDKAVGSGTRLLRKNQARTGIAA from the coding sequence TTGAGCATAGCTAACGCACCAGGTAACGCCCCCCAGTTCATCCCGAAACGCATCAAGCCGACGGCCGAACAGATCGCGATCCAGACCGCGCAAAAGCGCGTGGTCCTGATCGACGCCAACGCCGGCGCCGCCAAGACCACCACGCTGGCGCTGCGCCTGGCCGAAGCGCTGTATCGCGGCCGCCAGCCTGAACGCATGCTGGCGCTGGTGTTTACCCACGCCGCCCGGGTCGCGCTGCAACAGCGGCTGGCTGACATCGGCGTGGCCTTGCCGGTGATCAGGCGCCTGACGATACAGACCTTCGACGACTTTGCCCGGATTGTCTTGCTGAAAATCGAAAGGGCGGCCATGCCGGCCATCGACAACTATGAAGACTTGCGGCCGTACGCGTGGGAAGCGCTGGAAATCGTTGCTGAGAAATACGCTCATGTATACCCGTTGGAAATAGCCACCACCAACACCGCCATCGCCCAATTCCTGAAACTGCAATTGCGCACCAAGGCCAGGCTGGATTTCCATACCCCGGCCTTCGAAGAAAATCCGCTGCAAGACAATCTGGAATTGCTGGGCATGTCGCACACCAATTATTTGTGGATACGCGAATATGAACGGCTGCGCGGCAGCGATACCGGCGGCATCAACTTCCGCGCCCAGTTCGACGCCACTTTCGACCTGGTGCGTTTGCTCGACGACGATCCGCTGCTGCGCCAGCAATTGCCGGAATTTCAGATCATCGTCGCCGATGAATTGCACGACTTGAACGAAGCGTCGTTCCGCTTCCTGACCATGTTGATACGGCGCAGCAATGCATTTTTTTGCGGGGCAGGGGATAAGGATCAGGTCATCTACACCTGGTCGGGCGCCGACCACCAATTCCTGCGCGACCGTTTCGAACAGGAATTTCCGGCCATGCAGCGTTACCCGCTGACTGCATCGTACCGCTATGGCCCGGAACTGGCGCAATCGGTCGGCTTGCTGAAACATAAAGCCAGCGTGTCGGCGCTGGCCCGCGGCACCCAGCTGGATGTCATGCATTACGATTACCTCGACCCGGCAGCTTGCGCGGCGCAATTGCTGGCCTCGCTGCAACAGTGGCTGGGCGATGGCCACAACTTCGGTTCGGTGGCGATCTTGCTGCGCGACCGCGACCAATCGATACGCGTCGAAAACGCTTTATTCCAGAACAATATCCCGTACACCTTCGTCGATATGCAAAGCTATTTGAGCAGCCAGGAAATCCTGATGATGCGCGGCCTGGTGGCGATTGCGCGCAAGGATTTACACAGCATCAAGAGCGCCCAGCGCCGGACCGAGATACTCGAAGCGCTGATCGTGTTCGCCGAAATTCCGTTTACCCGCGAAGAATTGCAGCAAGCCAAGACCGACGTCTCCAACTACCCGGACTTGCTGGAAGGCTTCTTGAGCAATCAACTGGGCAAGTCGCACAACCAGGACAAGGCCGTGCTGACGCTGGCGGCGGTGGAGTATTTGCGCAATGCCGACGCGGCGGCATTGGCGGGGGAGGCGCTGCAACAGGTATTCCAATTGATGAAACTCGACGACACCGCGCGCCGCATCTATGTCGACCCGGCACAGGCGCGCGTGGTGGCGCGTTCGATCGGCGGTTTTATCGCCGTGTGCAGCGAAGCGAAGATCGACCTGGCCGGCTTTTCAAGCTGGCTGGGTGTCATGGAAGACGGCCTGGCCGACATCAAAAAGCAACACAAAGTCACCATCGCCTGCATCGACCAGATCAAGGGACTGGAATACGGCCACGTCATCTTGCCCTATTTGAGCATCGATGAATTCCCGCGCAGCAAAACCGATCCGCTCGAAGAGGAAAACCGCTTTTACGTGGCGGTGACCCGCGCGCGGGACAGGCTGACGCTGCTGACGCCGGCCGATGCGAGCCATCAAAGTCGTTATATCGCGGCGATGCAGATCGACAAGGCGGTGGGCAGCGGAACGCGCTTGCTGCGCAAGAACCAGGCGAGGACGGGTATTGCCGCGTAA
- the udk gene encoding uridine kinase: protein MNKISFHPFVIGVAGGSGSGKSTVSQQVLASFGADMVSVVMQDDYYCDQSHLTPEVRRQQNYDHPQAFDWPLLVQHVQALRNGEAIEMPEYDFTRDNRSDRTIPVKPAPVIVIEGLFALYDADLRNMMSLKIFVDTASDVRFIRRMQRDITERGRSVESVVGQYLETVRPMHQQFIEPSKRHADVIIPHGANGPAVDVITTKVASVIGQLTRP from the coding sequence ATGAATAAGATTTCTTTCCATCCGTTTGTGATTGGTGTCGCTGGCGGCAGCGGCAGCGGCAAGTCAACGGTGTCCCAGCAAGTGCTGGCGTCGTTTGGCGCGGATATGGTCTCGGTCGTGATGCAGGACGATTACTACTGCGACCAATCCCATCTCACCCCTGAAGTTCGCCGCCAGCAGAATTACGACCATCCGCAGGCTTTCGACTGGCCATTGCTGGTACAGCACGTCCAAGCCTTGCGCAATGGCGAAGCGATCGAGATGCCAGAGTACGACTTCACGCGCGACAACCGCTCCGACAGGACCATTCCAGTCAAGCCCGCCCCGGTGATCGTGATCGAAGGCCTGTTTGCCTTGTATGACGCGGACTTGCGCAACATGATGTCGCTGAAGATCTTTGTCGACACCGCTTCCGACGTCCGCTTCATTCGCCGCATGCAAAGAGATATTACCGAACGCGGCCGCTCGGTGGAAAGCGTCGTCGGCCAGTATCTGGAAACAGTACGCCCGATGCACCAGCAATTCATCGAGCCAAGCAAGCGCCACGCCGATGTCATTATTCCGCATGGCGCAAATGGCCCGGCAGTCGATGTGATTACCACCAAGGTAGCGAGTGTTATCGGCCAGTTGACGCGGCCCTGA
- a CDS encoding AraC family transcriptional regulator, with the protein MTETARIIALRDGIEAPLFNAQPIGRASPSPTLLVETHQLPTSDWQSHAIQPQVLTMFLRPGAMLHAQENGPVRRIPLVARSLALSLRQCQESIQWLEPAHFISVTLDDAVMAQASAALLDGRDFEALPAPGIRDDMLAALMHTLQLEQASGYSSGRLFTDGIEQAICARLVSQHGVRVPAAAIPGGLPAWQMRRITDFIQANLAQPIQLTDLAACAAYSPAHFSRLFQASFRTTPHQYVLQLRITQAQTLLRQRQYSVIEVGLLCGFTNPQHFSRTFHRLTGITPGAYRRGVQAKA; encoded by the coding sequence ATGACTGAAACCGCCCGCATCATCGCGTTGCGCGATGGTATAGAAGCGCCGCTGTTCAATGCGCAGCCGATCGGCCGGGCATCGCCATCGCCAACACTGCTGGTCGAGACGCACCAGTTGCCGACAAGCGACTGGCAAAGCCATGCGATCCAGCCGCAAGTACTGACCATGTTCCTGCGTCCAGGCGCCATGCTGCATGCACAGGAAAATGGGCCGGTCAGGCGGATTCCGCTGGTCGCGCGCTCGCTGGCGCTATCGCTGCGCCAGTGCCAGGAAAGCATACAGTGGCTGGAACCGGCCCATTTCATCAGCGTCACGCTGGACGATGCCGTCATGGCGCAAGCTTCGGCAGCTTTACTCGACGGCCGCGACTTCGAAGCGCTGCCCGCACCCGGCATCCGCGACGACATGCTGGCCGCGCTGATGCATACGCTGCAGCTGGAACAAGCCAGCGGCTACAGCTCGGGCCGCCTGTTTACCGATGGTATCGAGCAAGCCATCTGCGCGCGGCTGGTCAGCCAGCATGGCGTACGCGTGCCGGCAGCGGCAATCCCGGGCGGTTTGCCGGCCTGGCAAATGCGGCGCATCACCGACTTTATACAAGCCAACCTGGCACAGCCGATACAATTGACCGACCTTGCGGCATGCGCCGCTTACAGCCCGGCGCATTTTTCGCGGCTGTTCCAGGCCAGCTTCCGGACCACGCCGCATCAATATGTGCTGCAACTGCGCATCACCCAGGCCCAGACACTGTTGCGGCAACGGCAATATTCGGTGATTGAAGTCGGTTTATTATGCGGCTTTACTAATCCGCAACACTTTTCACGCACCTTTCATCGCCTGACCGGCATCACCCCGGGCGCTTACCGGCGCGGCGTGCAAGCAAAAGCATGA
- a CDS encoding DEAD/DEAH box helicase, which yields MTFESLGLHPSILAALTESGYTAPTAVQSQAIPAAIEGRDLLVSSQTGSGKTAAFMLPSLHKLASIEPGAAGKTPNQEMQAARARGDRPRFKAAQPKMLVLTPTRELALQVTTNTDKYSTGIRRIKAVSILGGMPYPKQMQLLAKNPEILVATPGRLIDHMESGKIDFSQLEILVLDEADRMLDMGFIDDIEKIVEATPEGRQTMLFSATLDGVVGNMARRITKNPLVIQIASSSNKHENITQRVHFVDDLSHKNRLLDHLLRDETLDQAVVFTATKRDADTIADRLNIAGFSAAALHGDMHQGARNRTLDGMRRGQVKVLVATDVAARGIDVPTITHVFNYDLPKFPEDYVHRIGRTGRAGRNGLAISLVNHAEGMNVKRIERFTKQLIPVNVIEGFEPKKTASAPRSSARPGSWKPGDNRGGAKPTGQRTFSKPGAPRKDGAPSSGGGYKGSNPRSTDGARRTYGDR from the coding sequence ATGACTTTTGAATCCTTAGGCCTGCATCCGTCCATCCTCGCTGCCCTGACCGAGTCCGGCTATACCGCGCCGACCGCTGTCCAATCGCAAGCGATACCGGCCGCGATCGAAGGCCGCGACTTGCTGGTCTCGTCGCAAACCGGTTCCGGCAAGACCGCCGCCTTCATGCTGCCATCGCTGCACAAGCTGGCCAGCATCGAGCCTGGCGCGGCCGGCAAAACGCCGAACCAGGAAATGCAAGCGGCCCGCGCTCGCGGCGACCGTCCACGTTTCAAGGCTGCCCAGCCAAAAATGCTGGTGTTGACCCCGACCCGCGAACTGGCCTTGCAAGTGACCACCAATACCGACAAATACAGCACCGGCATCCGCCGCATCAAGGCTGTATCTATCCTCGGTGGCATGCCTTACCCTAAACAAATGCAATTGCTGGCCAAGAATCCCGAGATTCTGGTGGCGACTCCAGGCCGTCTGATCGACCACATGGAATCGGGCAAGATCGACTTCTCGCAACTGGAAATCCTGGTGCTGGATGAAGCCGACCGCATGCTGGACATGGGTTTTATCGACGATATCGAGAAAATCGTCGAAGCAACCCCGGAAGGCCGTCAAACCATGCTGTTCTCGGCAACGCTGGATGGCGTGGTCGGCAACATGGCGCGCCGCATCACCAAGAACCCGCTGGTGATCCAGATCGCCAGCTCGTCGAACAAGCATGAAAACATCACCCAGCGCGTCCACTTTGTCGACGACCTGTCGCACAAGAATCGCCTGCTGGACCACCTGCTGCGCGACGAAACGCTGGACCAGGCCGTGGTCTTCACCGCCACCAAGCGTGACGCCGACACCATCGCCGACCGCTTGAACATCGCCGGCTTCTCGGCTGCCGCCTTGCACGGCGATATGCACCAGGGCGCGCGTAACCGCACCCTGGACGGCATGCGCCGCGGCCAGGTCAAGGTGCTGGTTGCCACCGACGTTGCCGCGCGCGGTATCGACGTGCCAACCATCACCCACGTCTTCAACTACGACTTGCCGAAATTCCCGGAAGACTACGTCCACCGCATCGGCCGTACCGGCCGCGCTGGCCGTAACGGCCTGGCCATTTCGCTGGTCAACCATGCCGAAGGCATGAACGTCAAACGCATCGAGCGCTTCACCAAGCAACTGATTCCGGTCAACGTCATCGAAGGTTTCGAGCCTAAGAAGACCGCATCGGCGCCACGTTCGAGCGCGCGTCCAGGCAGCTGGAAACCAGGCGACAACCGTGGCGGCGCCAAGCCAACCGGCCAACGCACTTTCAGCAAGCCAGGCGCACCGCGTAAAGACGGCGCACCAAGCAGCGGCGGCGGCTACAAGGGCTCCAACCCGCGCAGCACCGACGGCGCACGCCGCACCTACGGCGACCGTTAA